One stretch of Actinacidiphila sp. DG2A-62 DNA includes these proteins:
- a CDS encoding YrhB domain-containing protein produces MEQALEAAAVFLEQNCGGWDPNTMRLQPERARIENGHVFVPWNARAFLDEGQHGKALLGNMPVLVDPVTGACRFMTLEEVMTQLRIADA; encoded by the coding sequence ATGGAGCAAGCGCTGGAAGCAGCCGCGGTGTTCTTGGAGCAGAACTGCGGCGGCTGGGATCCGAACACGATGCGACTTCAACCGGAGAGGGCTCGCATCGAGAACGGCCACGTCTTCGTACCGTGGAACGCTCGGGCGTTCCTGGACGAAGGCCAGCACGGCAAGGCACTCCTCGGGAATATGCCGGTCCTCGTGGACCCCGTCACGGGCGCATGCCGATTCATGACCCTCGAAGAGGTGATGACTCAGCTGAGGATCGCAGACGCATGA
- a CDS encoding tyrosine-type recombinase/integrase, with protein sequence MAALDPEAAMFAAMLTGWEQQQRSRLLTKKTISDRVSLVRRFAEFTGTYPWDWAPEDVEAYFSARLSRGELVWSTVRGQQGDLEMFCAFITDARYGWAAACSEEFGRFPVQVCHDWNTAAHVVEYEGRPGRRALTFDELQMLFDAADDRVEETRRKRRKGVLAAWRDAILLKQVYAYGTRRRETVMLDLADLRRNPRAPQYGRVGAVEVRFGKASRGSPPKRRTVLTVPEVEWIVPLIEEWAAEVRPGFSPGRHPALWVTERCGRIGVRRLDEVFASVRERAGLPGELDLHCLRHTYITHLVEFGYPERFVQQQVGHAYGSTTALYTWVSDEYRNRLIESALRRRLEPGSKEEGVLSW encoded by the coding sequence GTGGCCGCGTTGGATCCTGAGGCGGCGATGTTCGCCGCGATGCTGACCGGGTGGGAACAGCAGCAGCGCAGTCGGCTGCTGACGAAGAAGACGATCAGTGACCGGGTCAGTCTGGTACGTCGGTTCGCCGAGTTCACCGGCACCTACCCCTGGGACTGGGCCCCCGAAGACGTCGAGGCGTACTTCTCCGCCAGGCTCTCGCGCGGCGAGCTGGTGTGGTCGACGGTGCGGGGGCAGCAGGGCGACTTGGAGATGTTCTGCGCGTTCATCACCGACGCGCGGTACGGCTGGGCGGCGGCCTGCTCGGAGGAGTTCGGCCGGTTCCCGGTTCAGGTGTGTCACGACTGGAACACCGCGGCTCACGTCGTGGAGTACGAGGGCCGGCCCGGACGGCGGGCGCTGACGTTCGACGAGCTTCAGATGTTGTTTGATGCCGCCGACGATCGGGTTGAGGAGACCCGCCGGAAGCGGCGCAAGGGGGTGCTCGCGGCGTGGCGGGACGCGATCCTCCTCAAGCAGGTCTACGCCTACGGGACGCGGCGCCGGGAGACGGTGATGCTGGATCTGGCCGACCTGCGGCGGAATCCGCGTGCGCCGCAGTACGGGCGGGTGGGTGCGGTGGAGGTGCGGTTCGGGAAGGCGTCGCGGGGGAGTCCGCCGAAGCGGCGGACGGTGCTGACGGTTCCGGAGGTCGAGTGGATCGTCCCCCTCATCGAGGAATGGGCGGCCGAGGTGAGGCCCGGCTTCTCTCCGGGCCGGCATCCGGCACTGTGGGTGACGGAGCGGTGTGGTCGGATCGGGGTGCGCCGCCTGGACGAGGTGTTCGCTTCGGTGCGCGAGCGTGCCGGGCTGCCGGGCGAGCTGGACCTGCACTGCCTGCGGCACACCTACATCACGCACCTCGTCGAGTTCGGCTATCCGGAGCGGTTCGTGCAGCAGCAGGTCGGACACGCCTACGGCTCGACGACAGCCTTGTACACGTGGGTGTCTGACGAGTACCGCAACCGGCTGATCGAGAGCGCGCTGCGGCGACGGCTGGAGCCCGGCTCGAAGGAGGAGGGGGTGCTGTCGTGGTGA
- a CDS encoding ImmA/IrrE family metallo-endopeptidase yields the protein MARVFTTAAPEQARAMLAVLEQRHPGRREALRTETLAELGAWPEIQIRMVPESGGGGRCSVAGSYDDETVPPTVHVGQARSLRRQGFTALHELGHHLQQTDPDLGDRLFDWSDSEALEEAACDAFAARILLPESQLPDHLRERGPTAADVVALFESSRASREACCVRASEFIISSGTVVLLDTDGTVVFAARHGMIPPARGSDQAATPLVRAALKSRGSAQVDRTHILFRDGHRGEDLYGQADWMDQDYLVAVLGVDQVAWRRFTAPRPGTGTNRFRSGWICETCHEGFAVSGDCEQCRQPQCPQGHCGCTAARAAADPMCTRCYLKKSTVQFPPGSTICRDCLE from the coding sequence ATGGCGCGGGTCTTCACCACGGCGGCGCCCGAGCAGGCGCGCGCGATGCTGGCCGTACTGGAGCAGCGGCACCCGGGCCGGCGCGAAGCCTTGCGTACGGAGACGTTGGCAGAGCTGGGCGCCTGGCCGGAGATTCAGATACGCATGGTGCCCGAGAGCGGCGGCGGGGGCCGCTGCTCGGTGGCCGGCAGCTACGACGACGAGACCGTGCCGCCCACCGTGCACGTCGGCCAGGCGCGGTCGCTGCGGAGGCAAGGGTTCACCGCCCTGCACGAGCTGGGGCACCACCTGCAGCAGACCGACCCGGACCTGGGCGACCGGCTGTTCGACTGGAGCGACTCCGAAGCTCTGGAGGAAGCGGCGTGTGACGCCTTCGCCGCGCGCATTCTGCTGCCCGAGTCCCAACTTCCCGACCACCTGCGGGAGAGGGGGCCGACTGCTGCCGACGTGGTCGCGCTGTTCGAAAGCTCGCGGGCCTCACGGGAGGCCTGCTGCGTGCGCGCCTCGGAGTTCATCATCAGCAGCGGCACCGTGGTGCTCCTCGACACAGACGGCACAGTCGTCTTCGCGGCCCGCCACGGCATGATCCCGCCGGCCCGCGGTTCCGACCAGGCGGCCACCCCTCTGGTCCGTGCCGCACTCAAGAGCCGCGGAAGCGCCCAGGTGGACCGGACCCACATCCTCTTCCGCGACGGGCACCGCGGCGAGGATCTGTACGGTCAGGCCGACTGGATGGACCAGGACTACCTGGTGGCGGTCCTCGGCGTCGACCAGGTGGCCTGGCGCCGGTTCACCGCACCCCGGCCCGGCACCGGCACGAACCGATTCCGTTCGGGGTGGATCTGCGAGACCTGCCACGAGGGCTTCGCGGTGTCCGGGGACTGCGAGCAGTGCCGGCAGCCGCAGTGCCCCCAGGGACACTGCGGCTGCACCGCCGCCCGGGCCGCCGCAGATCCAATGTGCACCCGGTGCTACCTGAAGAAGTCCACGGTGCAGTTCCCGCCGGGCAGCACCATCTGCCGGGACTGCCTGGAATAG
- a CDS encoding ATP-binding protein, with amino-acid sequence MTAATYQYVDLPDAAVVTTRALLTARENITDTVAARAMMCIHGGAGFGKTLAVNICLHELEPAEDVRRVTFRARPTARAVRYELFTALDLPGEPPRHPSEFDRLLKNALAEHPRTFLVDEAQWLNGEAFEYFRYLWDEPATRFAVVFVGGEGCHTVLRREPMLSSRVFIWQHFTRLTPEEVQQVIPLFHPVWAGADPDDIAFADSHAAHGNFRAWAQLTAHTRTALARTGRTTPDRELLRWAFSRLA; translated from the coding sequence ATGACCGCTGCCACCTACCAGTACGTCGACCTGCCCGACGCCGCCGTGGTCACCACCCGGGCACTGCTCACCGCGCGGGAGAACATCACCGACACCGTCGCCGCACGCGCCATGATGTGCATTCACGGCGGTGCCGGCTTCGGCAAGACCCTCGCGGTCAACATCTGCCTGCACGAACTCGAACCCGCAGAAGACGTCCGCCGGGTCACCTTCCGGGCCCGCCCCACGGCCCGCGCGGTGCGCTACGAACTGTTCACCGCGCTGGACCTGCCCGGCGAGCCGCCCCGCCACCCCAGCGAGTTCGACCGCCTGCTGAAGAACGCCCTGGCCGAGCATCCTCGCACCTTCTTGGTGGACGAGGCCCAGTGGCTCAACGGGGAGGCGTTCGAGTACTTCCGCTACCTGTGGGACGAGCCCGCCACCCGCTTCGCGGTCGTCTTCGTCGGCGGCGAGGGCTGCCACACGGTGCTGCGCCGCGAACCGATGCTCTCCTCGCGGGTCTTCATCTGGCAGCACTTCACCCGCCTCACCCCCGAAGAGGTCCAGCAGGTCATCCCCCTGTTCCATCCCGTATGGGCCGGCGCCGATCCCGACGACATCGCCTTCGCCGACAGCCACGCCGCGCACGGAAACTTCCGCGCCTGGGCCCAGCTGACCGCTCACACCCGCACCGCGCTCGCCCGCACCGGCCGCACCACACCTGACCGGGAACTCCTGCGCTGGGCCTTCAGCCGCCTCGCATGA
- a CDS encoding IS5 family transposase (programmed frameshift), whose translation MSLTDAQWARIEPLLPDRTPRRGGRWRDHRQVIDAIAYKYRTGTPWADLPGHFGSWKGAHNRLRMWAADGTWEKVFTALLAQADAEGDLEWVVAVDSTVVRAHQHAAGARQKGLPAGEPDDHALGRSRGGLTTKIHLAADGRCRPLAFVLTPGQAGDAPAFGQVMARLRVPRRTGRPRITPDAVLADKAYSSRAIRLHLRQRKIRAVIPQPADQAANRKRRGSRGGRPPAFHRRAYKQRNTVERCINKLKQWRGLATRYDKTATIYLAGLHLAAILIWSAR comes from the exons GTGTCGTTGACCGACGCCCAGTGGGCGCGTATCGAGCCGTTGCTGCCGGATCGGACCCCTCGGCGGGGTGGGCGTTGGCGTGATCACCGGCAGGTGATCGATGCGATCGCCTACAAGTACCGCACCGGCACGCCGTGGGCGGACCTGCCCGGGCATTTCGGGTCGTGGAAGGGCGCCCACAACCGGCTGCGGATGTGGGCGGCCGACGGCACCTGGGAGAAGGTCTTCACCGCCCTGCTCGCGCAGGCCGACGCCGAAGGCGACCTCGAATGGGTCGTCGCGGTCGATTCCACCGTCGTCCGCGCTCATCAGCACGCCGCCGGGGCCCGTCAAAAGGGGCTCC CGGCAGGCGAGCCGGACGACCATGCCCTCGGACGGTCCCGCGGCGGGCTGACCACCAAGATCCACCTCGCCGCGGACGGCCGGTGCCGGCCACTCGCATTCGTGCTCACGCCGGGCCAGGCAGGCGACGCCCCCGCGTTCGGGCAGGTCATGGCCCGGTTACGGGTGCCCAGACGGACCGGCCGCCCCAGAATCACACCGGACGCAGTCCTGGCCGACAAGGCTTACTCGTCCCGGGCGATCCGCCTCCACCTGCGGCAGCGGAAGATCCGGGCGGTGATCCCGCAGCCCGCCGACCAGGCGGCGAACCGCAAGCGGCGCGGCAGTCGCGGCGGCCGCCCGCCGGCCTTCCACCGCCGGGCATACAAGCAGCGCAACACCGTCGAGCGGTGCATCAACAAGCTCAAGCAATGGCGCGGCCTGGCCACCCGCTACGACAAGACCGCAACCATCTACCTCGCCGGACTCCACCTCGCCGCCATCCTCATCTGGTCAGCACGATGA
- a CDS encoding RHS repeat domain-containing protein, giving the protein MLHLTPADASEQPPAPVRRPTNGRPTFGRRGRYTGDGAGGFAAGVQVGPGYTTMNIIGGDFNGDGKNDLMVQDTSAASGHLYFYPGNGTGTFGTRTDLGANYGGLRLTAIDFNNDHKLDLLAIYPGNDHLYFYPGTGTGTLGTRTDLGVGWTNFQLTAGDFTGDGKDDFAADDTTNHKVYVYPGTGSGTFSARIPQADTWTSYGIPVAGRFDYGSGLGIAATDSSSHVRTWSGDGAGHFSGALTATTAYTGSRTLYSYDDDGNTRTQSGPAGTAVYRYDPAADLTATILPTGNGYTEKRSYDNDGRLTEISSTKGSTTFADWQLTLDEAGQLQRVDVNRSGKPASHQYYTYDSAGRLLTDCTSATLAAQCPAADATAGTTYTYDGVGNRTTATTAGTLTTYTYDAADQLSNALTGNKTTSYTYDKNGNQTGDGTNTFTYDATSHLSSLTTPSATYTYGYDAEGNRTSASKAGTGLLRNTIWDPNYDLPQVAAEYGASGSLIAAYQYNPLEQIQSQTTSAAAPFYYHHDQLGSVTDITDTAGALQTSYSYTAYGALTQTDTATNPPTNRFTYTGQYKEPTTNAAGYDLRARNYDPTTGRFTSTDPIQLRPSDPYTSAYSYAGNSPTNGIDPSGQNWLDPITSRLQAIGSGLKESAELPFTFVGDLADAVSGRNGGAGNFLDTYFPIRPAYRLYRAAEMLHNQGCDQLADQYDAAGDQLTQQLAVTVLGGFKGGWSRYISRRRRDPARCR; this is encoded by the coding sequence ATGCTCCACCTCACCCCGGCGGATGCCTCGGAGCAGCCACCAGCACCCGTACGCAGGCCGACAAATGGGCGGCCAACGTTCGGGCGGCGAGGCAGGTACACCGGCGACGGCGCCGGCGGCTTCGCCGCAGGTGTCCAGGTCGGGCCGGGCTACACCACGATGAACATCATCGGCGGCGACTTCAACGGCGACGGCAAGAACGACCTCATGGTGCAGGACACCAGCGCCGCCAGCGGCCATCTGTACTTTTACCCGGGCAACGGCACCGGCACGTTCGGCACCCGCACCGACCTCGGCGCCAACTATGGCGGCCTGCGTCTGACTGCGATCGACTTCAACAACGACCACAAGCTCGACCTGCTGGCGATCTACCCAGGCAACGACCACCTGTACTTCTATCCCGGCACTGGTACCGGCACCCTAGGCACCCGCACCGACCTCGGCGTCGGCTGGACCAACTTCCAGCTCACTGCCGGGGACTTCACCGGTGACGGCAAGGACGACTTCGCCGCCGACGACACCACCAACCACAAGGTGTACGTCTACCCCGGCACCGGTTCCGGCACCTTCTCCGCTCGTATCCCCCAGGCCGACACCTGGACGTCCTACGGGATACCGGTGGCCGGCCGGTTCGACTACGGCTCCGGCCTGGGCATCGCCGCCACCGACTCCAGCTCCCACGTGCGGACCTGGAGTGGCGACGGCGCCGGGCACTTCAGCGGCGCCCTGACCGCGACCACCGCGTACACCGGCAGCCGCACCCTCTACAGCTACGACGACGACGGCAACACCCGTACCCAGTCCGGGCCGGCCGGCACCGCCGTCTACCGCTACGACCCCGCAGCGGACCTGACCGCCACGATCCTGCCCACCGGCAACGGCTACACCGAGAAACGCTCCTACGACAACGACGGCCGCCTCACCGAGATCAGCAGCACCAAGGGCAGCACCACCTTCGCAGACTGGCAGCTCACCCTCGACGAAGCCGGCCAGCTGCAGCGCGTCGACGTCAACCGTTCCGGTAAGCCTGCCAGCCACCAGTACTACACCTACGACTCCGCAGGCCGGCTCCTGACCGACTGCACCTCGGCCACCCTGGCCGCGCAGTGCCCCGCCGCAGACGCCACCGCCGGCACCACCTACACCTACGACGGCGTCGGCAACCGCACCACCGCCACCACCGCTGGCACTCTCACCACCTACACCTACGACGCTGCCGACCAGCTCAGCAACGCCCTAACCGGCAACAAGACCACCAGCTACACCTACGACAAGAACGGCAACCAGACCGGCGACGGCACCAACACCTTCACCTACGACGCCACCAGCCACCTGTCGTCGCTCACCACGCCAAGCGCCACCTACACCTACGGCTACGACGCTGAAGGCAACCGCACCAGCGCCTCCAAAGCCGGCACCGGCCTGCTCCGCAACACCATCTGGGACCCCAACTACGACCTCCCCCAGGTCGCCGCGGAATACGGCGCCAGCGGCAGCCTCATCGCCGCCTACCAGTACAACCCGCTGGAACAGATCCAGTCCCAGACCACCAGCGCCGCCGCGCCCTTCTACTACCACCACGACCAGCTCGGCTCCGTCACCGACATCACCGACACCGCCGGAGCCCTGCAGACCAGCTACAGCTACACCGCCTACGGCGCACTCACCCAAACAGACACCGCCACCAACCCGCCCACCAACCGCTTCACCTACACCGGGCAGTACAAAGAACCCACCACCAACGCCGCCGGCTACGACCTGCGCGCCCGCAATTACGACCCCACCACCGGCCGCTTCACCAGCACCGACCCCATCCAGCTCCGCCCAAGCGACCCCTACACCTCCGCCTACTCCTACGCCGGAAACAGCCCCACCAATGGCATCGATCCCTCCGGCCAGAACTGGCTCGACCCGATCACCAGCCGCCTCCAGGCCATCGGCAGCGGCCTGAAAGAAAGCGCCGAACTCCCCTTCACCTTCGTCGGAGACCTCGCCGACGCCGTCTCCGGCCGCAACGGCGGCGCCGGAAACTTCCTCGACACCTACTTCCCCATCCGCCCCGCCTACCGCCTCTACCGGGCAGCCGAAATGCTCCACAACCAAGGCTGCGACCAACTCGCCGACCAGTACGACGCCGCAGGCGACCAACTCACCCAGCAGTTGGCTGTCACAGTGCTAGGTGGATTCAAGGGGGGGTGGAGTAGGTACATCTCTCGCAGAAGACGAGATCCGGCTCGGTGCCGCTGA
- a CDS encoding IS5 family transposase (programmed frameshift): MSAEPWKVSDDLWQRIEPLLPRRERRFRYPGRRPVPDRDVLCGILYVLHTGVQWEYLPKELGFGSGMTCWRRLRDWNEAGVWQRLHEVLLAELNAASRLDWSRCVVDSSHVRALKGARETGPSPVDRGRAGSKHHLITDGHGTPLAVLLTGGNRNDVTQLLPLLDAVPPVRGRRGRPRRKPDSLFADRGYDHDVYRDQVRARRIVPAIARRGTRHGTGLGTYRWVVERTFAWLHGFKRLRTRWERRADIHEAFLKLACCLITHRQLSSLC; this comes from the exons GTGAGTGCTGAGCCGTGGAAGGTGTCGGATGACTTGTGGCAGCGGATCGAGCCGCTGTTGCCGAGGCGGGAGCGGCGGTTTCGGTATCCGGGCCGCAGGCCGGTGCCGGACCGGGATGTGCTGTGCGGGATCTTGTACGTGCTGCATACCGGGGTGCAGTGGGAGTACCTGCCCAAGGAGCTGGGCTTCGGCTCAGGGATGACGTGCTGGCGGCGGCTACGGGACTGGAACGAGGCTGGAGTCTGGCAGCGTCTTCACGAGGTCCTGCTCGCCGAGCTCAACGCGGCCTCGCGCCTGGACTGGTCACGATGCGTGGTGGACTCTTCGCACGTCAGGGCGTTAAAGGGGGCTCGCGA GACGGGCCCGTCGCCGGTCGACCGAGGCCGGGCGGGCTCGAAACACCACCTGATCACCGACGGGCACGGCACCCCGCTGGCAGTGCTGCTCACTGGCGGCAACCGCAATGACGTCACCCAGCTCCTGCCACTGCTCGACGCGGTTCCGCCGGTGCGCGGCCGACGTGGCCGCCCGCGCCGCAAGCCCGACTCGCTGTTCGCCGACCGCGGCTACGACCACGACGTCTACCGCGACCAGGTCCGCGCCCGCCGCATCGTGCCGGCCATCGCCCGCCGGGGAACCAGGCACGGCACCGGCCTGGGAACCTACCGCTGGGTCGTGGAACGCACCTTCGCCTGGCTCCACGGGTTCAAACGACTCCGCACCCGCTGGGAACGAAGGGCCGACATCCACGAGGCCTTCCTCAAACTCGCCTGCTGCCTCATCACTCACCGACAACTCAGCTCATTGTGTTAG
- a CDS encoding helix-turn-helix domain-containing protein → MVKRMGIVWNLRRLMAERDMFQTTDLIPALAEHGVHLSREQVYRLVAQVPQRLSMDVLAALCSILHVTPADLITVTETHVQVAKPTATGETTAVAKAPPARRVRLTRPGDR, encoded by the coding sequence GTGGTGAAGCGCATGGGGATCGTGTGGAACCTGCGCCGGCTGATGGCCGAGCGGGACATGTTCCAGACCACCGATCTGATCCCGGCCCTGGCCGAGCACGGGGTCCATCTCTCCCGCGAGCAGGTCTACCGTCTCGTCGCCCAGGTCCCGCAGAGGCTGTCGATGGATGTGCTGGCCGCGCTCTGCTCGATTCTCCACGTCACCCCGGCAGACCTGATCACCGTCACCGAGACCCACGTCCAGGTCGCCAAGCCGACCGCGACCGGCGAGACCACCGCCGTCGCGAAGGCTCCGCCGGCTCGCCGCGTACGCCTGACCCGGCCGGGAGACCGATGA
- a CDS encoding toxin glutamine deamidase domain-containing protein translates to MINPDNGYSNCVLCTLAGDDLIAGRPVKPAPGGVGPYDRDYLEAATGRTFVKEAGRLSQVVKDVLGWGSGGRGFIAVWPQDGVGHVFNVVNVDGSVVFLDYQLGKAKPTGWARYEIMRTD, encoded by the coding sequence TTGATCAACCCGGACAACGGGTACTCCAACTGCGTTCTGTGCACCCTCGCAGGGGACGACCTGATCGCTGGTAGGCCTGTGAAACCGGCACCAGGTGGAGTCGGCCCCTACGACCGTGACTATCTGGAAGCTGCCACAGGCCGAACCTTCGTCAAAGAGGCAGGGCGCCTCAGCCAGGTGGTGAAGGATGTCCTCGGCTGGGGCTCTGGTGGCCGGGGTTTCATTGCAGTGTGGCCACAGGATGGTGTAGGCCACGTCTTCAATGTGGTCAACGTGGATGGCAGTGTTGTCTTCCTCGACTACCAGCTCGGGAAAGCCAAGCCGACCGGCTGGGCAAGGTACGAGATCATGAGGACGGACTGA
- a CDS encoding peptidase inhibitor family I36 protein produces MRAQPYVKRAVDGSVRHLPDYIRGKGSSIINNSSRTARVYQKDNYFGRHVCVGRDGGTISDLRSYQLNDTTHSLKNNDTPCGA; encoded by the coding sequence ATGCGGGCCCAGCCCTACGTGAAACGCGCCGTCGACGGCTCCGTACGGCACCTGCCCGACTACATCCGCGGCAAGGGCAGTTCCATCATCAACAACAGCTCCCGCACCGCCCGCGTCTACCAGAAAGACAACTACTTCGGCCGCCACGTCTGCGTCGGCCGCGACGGCGGCACCATCTCCGACCTGCGCTCCTACCAGCTCAACGACACCACGCACAGCTTGAAGAACAACGACACCCCCTGCGGGGCATAG
- a CDS encoding HEAT repeat domain-containing protein, whose protein sequence is MTVRDGHGAILTHVEELLGVRTPFEELMDRALAQVDQQDHATWSRASLQLSGRREEATWAAAAVLRTSPDPSRRLFGAEVLRLIHLFDDSDEDAFAGPALDLFTGWAAAETDVAVLTEVLVALGEHSDPRAEAALLPHAGHPDARVRRAVAHGLSALSSPPAFSGDARTALLRLMAGPDAAVRKAACYTVAVGRDHDPVFADAMAAALDDTDRLVQLAAVYGLALHDDERCVEAARLLGPPQRGSLEEEGYFDAVWRYEWRRDGR, encoded by the coding sequence ATGACTGTGCGGGACGGCCATGGGGCGATCCTCACGCACGTCGAGGAACTGCTCGGGGTACGAACCCCGTTCGAGGAGCTGATGGACCGCGCGTTGGCCCAGGTCGATCAGCAGGACCATGCAACGTGGAGCCGTGCCAGCCTCCAGTTGAGTGGACGGCGAGAGGAGGCGACCTGGGCTGCTGCGGCGGTACTGCGTACGAGCCCGGACCCATCCCGCCGATTGTTCGGTGCCGAGGTGCTACGCCTAATTCATCTGTTCGACGACAGCGACGAGGACGCGTTCGCTGGTCCCGCTCTGGACTTGTTCACCGGCTGGGCGGCCGCAGAGACGGACGTCGCCGTCCTCACCGAGGTGCTGGTCGCTCTTGGAGAACACAGCGACCCCCGCGCGGAGGCGGCCCTCCTGCCCCACGCCGGCCATCCCGATGCCCGGGTACGGCGTGCGGTGGCGCATGGGCTCAGTGCTTTGTCCTCGCCGCCGGCCTTTTCCGGCGATGCTCGCACGGCGTTGCTGCGGCTGATGGCCGGTCCGGACGCAGCGGTACGAAAAGCTGCCTGCTACACGGTTGCCGTGGGCCGGGACCACGATCCCGTGTTCGCGGACGCCATGGCAGCTGCGCTGGACGATACGGACCGTCTGGTCCAGCTGGCTGCCGTCTACGGGCTTGCCCTCCACGACGACGAACGGTGCGTGGAAGCAGCACGCCTTCTCGGCCCGCCGCAGCGCGGTTCCCTGGAAGAGGAGGGCTACTTCGACGCGGTGTGGCGTTACGAATGGCGCCGCGACGGCCGCTGA
- the tpg gene encoding telomere-protecting terminal protein Tpg, with protein MGEINDGLERALRTRPLPGSVTARLGFLLRLEKGSTKRLAGVLGVSQRTVQRWVTPGPGRRPPGAVQRRVIEDVVRARWQPRIRERLRVRAEERGLSVHARARFGFASAAGSSDDPAGG; from the coding sequence TTGGGTGAGATCAATGACGGTCTGGAGCGGGCTTTGCGTACCCGGCCGCTGCCGGGCAGTGTCACAGCCCGGCTGGGCTTCCTGCTCAGGTTGGAGAAGGGCTCCACGAAGAGGCTGGCGGGGGTTCTGGGGGTCTCGCAGCGGACCGTGCAGCGGTGGGTCACGCCTGGCCCGGGGCGGCGCCCGCCAGGCGCGGTACAGAGGCGCGTGATCGAGGACGTCGTCCGGGCGCGGTGGCAGCCCCGGATTCGCGAGCGGTTGCGGGTGCGGGCCGAGGAGCGCGGCTTGTCCGTGCACGCCCGGGCCCGGTTCGGGTTCGCCTCCGCGGCCGGTTCCTCCGACGACCCCGCCGGCGGCTGA
- a CDS encoding sigma-70 family RNA polymerase sigma factor, whose translation MNEYGLRGRRPRRTKIVVEDTQPLDFQAFHTLYRGDYVRWAELYLGSRADAEDAVDGAMLELLAQWAKVLEQAEPAAYAWWLVKNRVKDAARDRDRRQKMADAIFATRSLYENVVDPIGELETTMALWQAIDALPERQHDVALMRLALGRTTRETAGVLGITEATVRSTLRDARRRLAEALGYDLKKGHDDARNVD comes from the coding sequence GTGAACGAGTACGGTCTGCGCGGCCGCCGGCCGCGCCGAACGAAGATCGTCGTGGAGGACACGCAGCCGCTGGACTTCCAGGCGTTCCACACCCTGTACCGGGGCGACTATGTCCGGTGGGCGGAGCTGTACCTCGGCTCGCGCGCCGATGCCGAGGACGCGGTCGACGGCGCCATGCTGGAACTTCTGGCGCAGTGGGCCAAGGTGCTGGAGCAGGCCGAGCCGGCGGCCTACGCCTGGTGGCTGGTGAAGAACCGCGTCAAGGACGCCGCCCGCGACCGCGACCGCCGGCAGAAGATGGCCGACGCCATCTTCGCCACCCGGTCGCTCTACGAGAACGTCGTCGACCCGATCGGCGAGCTGGAGACCACCATGGCGCTCTGGCAGGCCATCGACGCCCTACCCGAACGCCAGCACGACGTCGCCCTCATGCGCCTGGCCCTGGGCCGCACCACCCGCGAGACGGCCGGCGTCCTCGGCATCACCGAGGCCACCGTCCGCTCCACCCTCCGCGATGCCCGCCGCCGCCTTGCCGAGGCCCTCGGCTACGACCTGAAGAAGGGACACGACGATGCCCGCAACGTCGATTGA